The Nostoc sp. 'Peltigera membranacea cyanobiont' N6 genome contains the following window.
GCGGCAACATGTACACAACCCGCCGCTATGCTGCTTGCATCCGCGATTTGGACTACTACCTCCGCTATGCCACCTACGCTATGTTAGCTGGCGATCCTTCCATTTTGGATGAGCGCGTATTAAATGGCTTGAAGGAAACCTACAACTCTTTAGGAGTTCCCGTTGGTGCTACCGTGCAAGCTATCCAAGCAATCAAGGAAGTAACCGCTAGTTTGGTTGGTTCTGATGCTGGTAAGGAAATGGGTGTTTACTTAGACTATATCTCTTCTGGCTTAAGCTAAGAGCTAGTTTGCGCTTAAAAATTTAGGTGCGGCTTTATTAAGGTCTGGAAATCAACCGTGAGTGCTAGAACGTTATATTGCTTATCTTGGTAAATTATCAGTGATGAGTGTTAGTGGTCTAGTATTGATGTTTGATTTCCAGCCTTTGAATGATTAAAGGATTTGCACTCAAGATTTTGAGATAAAAAAAGTTTTCACAAAGTTTAAAGGAGATTTACAAAATATGTCCCGTTTGTTTAAAATTACTGCTCTAGTTCCTAGCCAAACCCGAATTCGTACCCAACGCGAACTGCAAAATACTTACTTCACTAAGCTAGTTCCTTATGAAAACTGGTTCCGCGAACAGCAACGTATTCAAAAAGCAGGCGGCAAAATCATCAAAGTAGAACTGGCAACTGGTAAGCAAGGCGCTAATACTGGCTTGTCGTAATCTGTAAATAGAATATTATTTTAGGAAATTGGTAAGAGGTCGAAAAAGACCTCTTTTTTGTTGCTTGTATTTCTGAAAGTTAAGAGTTGAACATTTCTACAAGGCGATACCCGCGAGTATATAGCGGAACTGGAGCGCCAGAATTTTGTTTTTTCCTTGCTTGTTCAGAAGTTTCATCAAATACAATTAGTGTTTCCTTAC
Protein-coding sequences here:
- a CDS encoding phycobilisome linker polypeptide — encoded protein: MSRLFKITALVPSQTRIRTQRELQNTYFTKLVPYENWFREQQRIQKAGGKIIKVELATGKQGANTGLS
- the apcB gene encoding allophycocyanin subunit beta; protein product: MAQDAITAVINSADVQGKYLDSSALEKLKGYFATGELRVRAASTISANAAAIVKEAVAKSLLYSDITRPGGNMYTTRRYAACIRDLDYYLRYATYAMLAGDPSILDERVLNGLKETYNSLGVPVGATVQAIQAIKEVTASLVGSDAGKEMGVYLDYISSGLS